One genomic window of Camelina sativa cultivar DH55 chromosome 5, Cs, whole genome shotgun sequence includes the following:
- the LOC104786391 gene encoding 40S ribosomal protein S12-2-like — protein sequence MSGDEAVAPVVPPVAEAAAIPEDMDLMTAVQLTIRKSRAYGGVVRGLHESAKLIEKRVAQLCVLAEDCNQPDYVKLVKALCADHNINLLTVPSAKTLGEWAGLCKIDSEGNARKVVGCSCLVIKDYGEDSTALNIVKKHIESN from the exons ATGTCAGG TGATGAGGCTGTTGCTCCAGTTGTTCCTCCGGTTGCTGAGGCAGCTGCGATCCCAGAGGACATGGATTTGATGACTGCAGTGCAGTTGACAATCAGGAAATCTCGTGCTTATGGTGGTGTTGTTCGTGGTCTCCATGAAAGTGCTAAGCTTATTGAGAAGCGTGTTGCTCAGCTCTGTGTCTTGGCTGAGGACTGTAACCAGCCCGATTACGTCAAGCTGGTTAAAGCTCTTTGTGCTGACCACAACATCAACTTGCTTACAGTTCCAAGTGCCAAAACCCTCGGTGAATGGGCTGGA CTTTGCAAGATTGATTCAGAGGGCAATGCTAGGAAGGTTGTTGGATGCTCATGTCTTGTAATCAAG GATTACGGTGAGGATTCAACTGCCCTAAACATCGTCAAGAAGCATATTGAATCTAACTAA
- the LOC104786389 gene encoding probable CCR4-associated factor 1 homolog 7, with translation MSLFYKEDKIQIREVCSDNLESEMSLIRDAVDDFPFVGMVCRPLAVGDFPGIVLGNFNNLAEYNYETLKTNVNNVETLQLGLTLSNENGDLPTCGTGKYCIWQFNIRDAVAENNQTGIDPEEFVKLMMSPGTVLNENVHLVTFHGGYDVGYLLKLLTCQNLPETQSGFFQMISLYFPRVYDVKHLMKFSNGVYGDLNYLAELLDVERVWIDHQVGSDCLLTSCTFRKLQEVFFTGSLDKYSGIFFGLGVVTNG, from the coding sequence atgtcgTTGTTTTACAAGGAAGATAAGATTCAAATCCGTGAGGTGTGCTCCGACAATCTAGAATCAGAGATGTCTCTGATCCGAGACGCCGTGGATGATTTTCCGTTCGTCGGAATGGTGTGCAGACCACTAGCCGTCGGCGATTTCCCAGGAATCGTGTTAGGTAATTTCAATAACCTAGCCGAGTACAACTACGAAACCCTAAAAACGAACGTCAACAATGTCGAAACGCTTCAGCTCGGACTCACTCTCTCCAACGAGAATGGAGACCTCCCAACTTGTGGGACTGGCAAATACTGTATCTGGCAGTTCAATATCCGCGACGCCGTCGCTGAAAACAACCAAACCGGTATAGATCCCGAAGAATTCGTTAAGCTTATGATGTCTCCAGGGACTGTGTTGAACGAAAACGTCCACTTGGTTACATTCCACGGCGGATACGATGTCGGGTACTTGCTCAAGCTCCTCACTTGTCAGAATCTTCCAGAGACGCAATCGGGGTTCTTTCAGATGATCAGTTTGTATTTCCCTAGAGTTTACGACGTCAAACACTTGATGAAGTTCAGCAACGGTGTTTATGGAGATCTCAACTATTTGGCTGAGCTGCTCGATGTCGAGAGAGTTTGGATTGATCACCAGGTCGGATCAGACTGCTTGTTGACGTCGTGTACATTCAGGAAGCTGCAGGAGGTTTTCTTCACTGGTTCTTTGGATAAATATTCtggtattttttttggattaggtGTTGTGACCAATGGTTAG
- the LOC104786390 gene encoding equilibrative nucleotide transporter 1-like yields MEHEDPLLVIIPKTPTDSYNLAYIIFFTLGLGSLLPWNAIISAVDYFSYLYPSTAVDRIFAVVYMLSGLLSLLVIVIFFAQKRHASFRINFGLSIFITGLIIIPVLDLVYVKGQIGLYAGFDVTSVVAAFSGLADSFMQGGLFGVAGELPERYMQAVVAGTAASGVLASMLRILAKAMYPQNPDGLRKSANLYFSVGIVVMVKCVVLYNIAQTLPVIKYYNEVKTKAINEEKRLKKGSLTGTEWRKTLWGIVKSVKSYGFGIILIYVVTLSIFPGFITEDVHSESLKDWYPVLLIAAYNVFDLVGKCLTAVVMPEDERIAVGGCVARLLFYPLFWGCLHGPMFLRTEIPVMVLTCLLGLTNGYLISVLMILAPKAVPMQNAEAAGTVITLFLVIGLASGSVLAWFWFI; encoded by the exons ATGGAACACGAAGACCCTCTTCTTGTCATCATCCCCAAAACACCAACTGATTCATACAACTTGGcttacatcatcttcttcactcttgGTCTCGGCTCTCTTCTTCCATGGAACGCAATCATCTCCGCCGTGGATTACTTCTCCTACCTATACCCTTCCACCGCCGTTGATCGGATCTTCGCCGTTGTCTACATGCTCTCCGGcctcctttctcttcttgttaTTGTCATCTTCTTCGCGCAAAAGAGACATGCAAGCTTCAGAATCAATTTTGGTCTTTCCATCTTCATCACCGGCTTAATAATCATCCCTGTTCTTGATCTTGTCTACGTTAAGGGCCAGATCGGTCTCTATGCCGGTTTTGATGTTACCTCCGTCGTCGCTGCGTTCTCCGGACTCGCTGATAGTTTCATGCAGGGTGGTCTTTTTGGTGTCGCCGGTGAATTGCCTGAAAGGTATATGCAAGCTGTTGTCGCTGGAACTGCTGCTTCTG GTGTGCTTGCTTCAATGTTGAGAATCTTAGCTAAAGCTATGTATCCTCAAAACCCTGATGGGTTAAGAAAAAGTGCAAATCTGTACTTTAGTGTGGGAATTGTTGTGATGGTGAAATGTGTTGTGCTCTACAACATAGCACAAACACTTCCTGTAATCAAGTACTACAATGAGGTTAAGACTAAGGCGATAAACGAAGAGAAGAGACTAAAGAAAGGTTCTTTAACCGGAACTGAGTGGAGAAAAACTCTTTGGGGAATCGTCAAAAGTGTCAAATCTTATGGCTTTGGGATCATTCTCATATACGTTGTGACACTGTCGATATTTCCAGGATTCATCACTGAGGATGTTCATTCTGAGAGTCTCAAAGATTGGTATCCTGTTCTACTTATTGCAGCTTACAATGTGTTTGATTTAGTTGGGAAATGTCTGACCGCGGTGGTCATGCCCGAGGATGAGAGGATAGCGGTTGGCGGTTGCGTTGCGAGGCTGTTGTTTTACCCTCTCTTCTGGGGTTGCTTGCATGGTCCGATGTTTCTGAGGACTGAGATTCCTGTAATGGTATTGACATGCTTACTGGGATTAACTAACGGATACTTGATAAGTGTTTTGATGATTCTGGCTCCTAAAGCTGTTCCAATGCAAAATGCAGAAGCTGCTGGTACTGTCATTACGCTCTTCTTGGTTATTGGTCTGGCTTCAGGGTCTGTCTTGGCTTGGTTCTGGTTCATCTAA